The following are encoded in a window of Panicum virgatum strain AP13 chromosome 5N, P.virgatum_v5, whole genome shotgun sequence genomic DNA:
- the LOC120673464 gene encoding probable serine/threonine-protein kinase PBL25 isoform X1: MVFGTSVFHSVRFASFGFFQLLPSHVNQPKPAEISTVIFLVGLFNRDISSCKILTVVEDLASMDAEHKIFPGVRMMGCFTVLRSKKKKCPLDNPFVPSKKSIDARESTSSRLPEPEVHVPSLQSAPPSFRDRAKISQSANKVYNSRARVLSAPSTLIVVDQFGFPYTEYRDQDDSRDKEGSTKGHRFSNPLPLPLPSPEGHSLRNFGSFKANNVSGPLEMSGPLPLPPKKCDGLRIFSYDEVSSACQWFSSDQCVSETLGSTSYKATFRDDFSDTKTTEATVARLLPSTQQSLKEFKAQVNTLASLQHPNLCKLIGYYAREDSNGRMLVYERLHHGSLDKLLFGRPDGRFMDWSKRLKVALGAARGLAFLHDEGPFQAMYSEFSTSNIQIDKDFTAKLSGYGCVGFSTEEEISNAPASAANLSVETLEKGLLTPKSNVWSFGVVLLELITGRKNLDASSAKEERNIVKWSRPFLTDDSRLSLIMDSRIKGRFPTKAARIVADIILKCLHKDPSERPTMRDVVEALAGVQEIKVPCRYPLQEPSAAPRKIMLKSTSLNGIVPQHPIITFSPSPPSHNQHLISPRSSTSALLHPRMCSPTLDDPRVRSTKKTPPPIMRRSSVEGF; encoded by the exons ATGGTCTTTGGTACTTCAGTTTTTCACTCCGTTCGCTTCGCTTCTTTCGGCTTCTTTCAGCTTCTTCCCTCCCACGTAAACCAGCCGAAACCAGCCGAAATCAGCACAGTGATTTTCCTGGTTGGATTATTCAATCGAGATATTTCTTCCTGCAAGATTTTGACTGTTGTTGAGGATTTAGCTTCAATGGATGCGGAACACA AAATTTTCCCTGGTGTACGGATGATGGGCTGCTTCACTGTTCTCAGATCCAAGAAGAAGAAATGCCCTCTTGATAATCCTTTTGTTCCGAGCAAGAAATCGATTGATGCAAGGGAAAGTACGTCCTCTAGACTTCCGGAGCCAGAAGTTCATGTACCATCCTTGCAATCAGCTCCTCCTAGTTTTAGGGACAGGGCTAAAATCTCTCAGTCGGCAAATAAGGTTTATAACAGCAGAGCTCGTGTCTTGTCTGCTCCATCAACCCTTATCGTGGTTGATCAGTTTGGCTTTCCATACACTGAATATAGAGATCAAGATGACTCCAGGGATAAGGAAGGTTCCACAAAGGGTCACCGCTTTTCAAATCCTTtgccccttcctcttccttcaCCGGAAGGACATTCTTTGAGGAACTTTGGTAGCTTCAAAGCCAACAACGTAAGTGGGCCACTGGAGATGTCTGGCCCTCTCCCACTGCCTCCAAAGAAATGTGATGGACTTAGAATCTTCTCTTATGATGAAGTTTCATCTGCTTGCCAGTGGTTTTCTAGTGATCAGTGTGTTTCAGAAACACTTGGTTCAACATCATATAAGGCAACCTTCAGGGATGACTTTAGTGATACAAAGACCACTGAAGCAACAGTAGCTCGATTACTACCTTCCACTCAG CAGAGTTTGAAGGAGTTTAAAGCACAAGTGAACACATTAGCATCGCTTCAGCATCCCAATTTATGTAAATTAATTGGCTattatgcaagagaagattccAATGGAAGGATGTTGGTCTATGAGCGGCTTCATCATGGCAGCTTAGATAAGCTACTCTTTGGAAGACCGGATGGTCGTTTCATGGACTGGTCTAAACGTTTGAAGGTTGCTCTGGGTGCTGCCAGAGGTCTAGCTTTCTTACATGACGAAGGACCCTTTCAG GCCATGTACAGTGAGTTCTCAACTTCGAACATCCAAATAGATAAAGATTTCACTGCTAAGCTTTCAGGCTATGGTTGTGTTGGCTTCAGTACTGAGGAGGAGATATCTAATGCACCTGCG tcTGCAGCAAACCTTTCAGTGGAGACCTTGGAGAAAGGTTTACTCACTCCCAAGAGTAATGTGTGGAGCTTCGGAGTTGTATTACTGGAGCTAATAACAGGAAGAAAGAACCTTGATGCCAGTTCGGCCAAAGAAGAACGCAATATTGTCAAGTGGAGTAGGCCTTTCCTTACCGATGACAGTCGCCTATCCCTGATCATGGACTCCCGTATAAAAGGGCGCTTTCCTACTAAGGCTGCTCGGATAGTAGCAGACATAATTCTGAAATGTTTGCATAAAGATCCATCAGAGAGGCCAACGATGAGGGATGTTGTGGAGGCTCTAGCAGGAGTCCAGGAAATAAAAGTTCCATGCCGATATCCTCTGCAAGAGCCGTCTGCCGCACCAAGAAAAATAATGTTGAAATCTACATCCCTCAATGGAATTGTGCCTCAGCATCCTATTATAACCTTCTCTCCATCGCCACCTTCACATAACCAACACTTGATCTCACCAAGGTCATCGACATCTGCTTTGCTTCATCCAAGGATGTGCTCCCCTACTCTGGATGATCCCAGGGTAAGGTCTACGAAGAAAACGCCTCCCCCTATCATGCGGAGGTCTAGCGTAGAAGGCTTTTGA
- the LOC120673464 gene encoding probable serine/threonine-protein kinase PBL25 isoform X2 produces MVFGTSVFHSVRFASFGFFQLLPSHVNQPKPAEISTVIFLVGLFNRDISSCKILTVVEDLASMDAEHKIFPGVRMMGCFTVLRSKKKKCPLDNPFVPSKKSIDARESTSSRLPEPEVHVPSLQSAPPSFRDRAKISQSANKVYNSRARVLSAPSTLIVVDQFGFPYTEYRDQDDSRDKEGSTKGHRFSNPLPLPLPSPEGHSLRNFGSFKANNVSGPLEMSGPLPLPPKKCDGLRIFSYDEVSSACQWFSSDQCVSETLGSTSYKATFRDDFSDTKTTEATVARLLPSTQSLKEFKAQVNTLASLQHPNLCKLIGYYAREDSNGRMLVYERLHHGSLDKLLFGRPDGRFMDWSKRLKVALGAARGLAFLHDEGPFQAMYSEFSTSNIQIDKDFTAKLSGYGCVGFSTEEEISNAPASAANLSVETLEKGLLTPKSNVWSFGVVLLELITGRKNLDASSAKEERNIVKWSRPFLTDDSRLSLIMDSRIKGRFPTKAARIVADIILKCLHKDPSERPTMRDVVEALAGVQEIKVPCRYPLQEPSAAPRKIMLKSTSLNGIVPQHPIITFSPSPPSHNQHLISPRSSTSALLHPRMCSPTLDDPRVRSTKKTPPPIMRRSSVEGF; encoded by the exons ATGGTCTTTGGTACTTCAGTTTTTCACTCCGTTCGCTTCGCTTCTTTCGGCTTCTTTCAGCTTCTTCCCTCCCACGTAAACCAGCCGAAACCAGCCGAAATCAGCACAGTGATTTTCCTGGTTGGATTATTCAATCGAGATATTTCTTCCTGCAAGATTTTGACTGTTGTTGAGGATTTAGCTTCAATGGATGCGGAACACA AAATTTTCCCTGGTGTACGGATGATGGGCTGCTTCACTGTTCTCAGATCCAAGAAGAAGAAATGCCCTCTTGATAATCCTTTTGTTCCGAGCAAGAAATCGATTGATGCAAGGGAAAGTACGTCCTCTAGACTTCCGGAGCCAGAAGTTCATGTACCATCCTTGCAATCAGCTCCTCCTAGTTTTAGGGACAGGGCTAAAATCTCTCAGTCGGCAAATAAGGTTTATAACAGCAGAGCTCGTGTCTTGTCTGCTCCATCAACCCTTATCGTGGTTGATCAGTTTGGCTTTCCATACACTGAATATAGAGATCAAGATGACTCCAGGGATAAGGAAGGTTCCACAAAGGGTCACCGCTTTTCAAATCCTTtgccccttcctcttccttcaCCGGAAGGACATTCTTTGAGGAACTTTGGTAGCTTCAAAGCCAACAACGTAAGTGGGCCACTGGAGATGTCTGGCCCTCTCCCACTGCCTCCAAAGAAATGTGATGGACTTAGAATCTTCTCTTATGATGAAGTTTCATCTGCTTGCCAGTGGTTTTCTAGTGATCAGTGTGTTTCAGAAACACTTGGTTCAACATCATATAAGGCAACCTTCAGGGATGACTTTAGTGATACAAAGACCACTGAAGCAACAGTAGCTCGATTACTACCTTCCACTCAG AGTTTGAAGGAGTTTAAAGCACAAGTGAACACATTAGCATCGCTTCAGCATCCCAATTTATGTAAATTAATTGGCTattatgcaagagaagattccAATGGAAGGATGTTGGTCTATGAGCGGCTTCATCATGGCAGCTTAGATAAGCTACTCTTTGGAAGACCGGATGGTCGTTTCATGGACTGGTCTAAACGTTTGAAGGTTGCTCTGGGTGCTGCCAGAGGTCTAGCTTTCTTACATGACGAAGGACCCTTTCAG GCCATGTACAGTGAGTTCTCAACTTCGAACATCCAAATAGATAAAGATTTCACTGCTAAGCTTTCAGGCTATGGTTGTGTTGGCTTCAGTACTGAGGAGGAGATATCTAATGCACCTGCG tcTGCAGCAAACCTTTCAGTGGAGACCTTGGAGAAAGGTTTACTCACTCCCAAGAGTAATGTGTGGAGCTTCGGAGTTGTATTACTGGAGCTAATAACAGGAAGAAAGAACCTTGATGCCAGTTCGGCCAAAGAAGAACGCAATATTGTCAAGTGGAGTAGGCCTTTCCTTACCGATGACAGTCGCCTATCCCTGATCATGGACTCCCGTATAAAAGGGCGCTTTCCTACTAAGGCTGCTCGGATAGTAGCAGACATAATTCTGAAATGTTTGCATAAAGATCCATCAGAGAGGCCAACGATGAGGGATGTTGTGGAGGCTCTAGCAGGAGTCCAGGAAATAAAAGTTCCATGCCGATATCCTCTGCAAGAGCCGTCTGCCGCACCAAGAAAAATAATGTTGAAATCTACATCCCTCAATGGAATTGTGCCTCAGCATCCTATTATAACCTTCTCTCCATCGCCACCTTCACATAACCAACACTTGATCTCACCAAGGTCATCGACATCTGCTTTGCTTCATCCAAGGATGTGCTCCCCTACTCTGGATGATCCCAGGGTAAGGTCTACGAAGAAAACGCCTCCCCCTATCATGCGGAGGTCTAGCGTAGAAGGCTTTTGA
- the LOC120673464 gene encoding probable serine/threonine-protein kinase PBL1 isoform X3 translates to MMGCFTVLRSKKKKCPLDNPFVPSKKSIDARESTSSRLPEPEVHVPSLQSAPPSFRDRAKISQSANKVYNSRARVLSAPSTLIVVDQFGFPYTEYRDQDDSRDKEGSTKGHRFSNPLPLPLPSPEGHSLRNFGSFKANNVSGPLEMSGPLPLPPKKCDGLRIFSYDEVSSACQWFSSDQCVSETLGSTSYKATFRDDFSDTKTTEATVARLLPSTQQSLKEFKAQVNTLASLQHPNLCKLIGYYAREDSNGRMLVYERLHHGSLDKLLFGRPDGRFMDWSKRLKVALGAARGLAFLHDEGPFQAMYSEFSTSNIQIDKDFTAKLSGYGCVGFSTEEEISNAPASAANLSVETLEKGLLTPKSNVWSFGVVLLELITGRKNLDASSAKEERNIVKWSRPFLTDDSRLSLIMDSRIKGRFPTKAARIVADIILKCLHKDPSERPTMRDVVEALAGVQEIKVPCRYPLQEPSAAPRKIMLKSTSLNGIVPQHPIITFSPSPPSHNQHLISPRSSTSALLHPRMCSPTLDDPRVRSTKKTPPPIMRRSSVEGF, encoded by the exons ATGATGGGCTGCTTCACTGTTCTCAGATCCAAGAAGAAGAAATGCCCTCTTGATAATCCTTTTGTTCCGAGCAAGAAATCGATTGATGCAAGGGAAAGTACGTCCTCTAGACTTCCGGAGCCAGAAGTTCATGTACCATCCTTGCAATCAGCTCCTCCTAGTTTTAGGGACAGGGCTAAAATCTCTCAGTCGGCAAATAAGGTTTATAACAGCAGAGCTCGTGTCTTGTCTGCTCCATCAACCCTTATCGTGGTTGATCAGTTTGGCTTTCCATACACTGAATATAGAGATCAAGATGACTCCAGGGATAAGGAAGGTTCCACAAAGGGTCACCGCTTTTCAAATCCTTtgccccttcctcttccttcaCCGGAAGGACATTCTTTGAGGAACTTTGGTAGCTTCAAAGCCAACAACGTAAGTGGGCCACTGGAGATGTCTGGCCCTCTCCCACTGCCTCCAAAGAAATGTGATGGACTTAGAATCTTCTCTTATGATGAAGTTTCATCTGCTTGCCAGTGGTTTTCTAGTGATCAGTGTGTTTCAGAAACACTTGGTTCAACATCATATAAGGCAACCTTCAGGGATGACTTTAGTGATACAAAGACCACTGAAGCAACAGTAGCTCGATTACTACCTTCCACTCAG CAGAGTTTGAAGGAGTTTAAAGCACAAGTGAACACATTAGCATCGCTTCAGCATCCCAATTTATGTAAATTAATTGGCTattatgcaagagaagattccAATGGAAGGATGTTGGTCTATGAGCGGCTTCATCATGGCAGCTTAGATAAGCTACTCTTTGGAAGACCGGATGGTCGTTTCATGGACTGGTCTAAACGTTTGAAGGTTGCTCTGGGTGCTGCCAGAGGTCTAGCTTTCTTACATGACGAAGGACCCTTTCAG GCCATGTACAGTGAGTTCTCAACTTCGAACATCCAAATAGATAAAGATTTCACTGCTAAGCTTTCAGGCTATGGTTGTGTTGGCTTCAGTACTGAGGAGGAGATATCTAATGCACCTGCG tcTGCAGCAAACCTTTCAGTGGAGACCTTGGAGAAAGGTTTACTCACTCCCAAGAGTAATGTGTGGAGCTTCGGAGTTGTATTACTGGAGCTAATAACAGGAAGAAAGAACCTTGATGCCAGTTCGGCCAAAGAAGAACGCAATATTGTCAAGTGGAGTAGGCCTTTCCTTACCGATGACAGTCGCCTATCCCTGATCATGGACTCCCGTATAAAAGGGCGCTTTCCTACTAAGGCTGCTCGGATAGTAGCAGACATAATTCTGAAATGTTTGCATAAAGATCCATCAGAGAGGCCAACGATGAGGGATGTTGTGGAGGCTCTAGCAGGAGTCCAGGAAATAAAAGTTCCATGCCGATATCCTCTGCAAGAGCCGTCTGCCGCACCAAGAAAAATAATGTTGAAATCTACATCCCTCAATGGAATTGTGCCTCAGCATCCTATTATAACCTTCTCTCCATCGCCACCTTCACATAACCAACACTTGATCTCACCAAGGTCATCGACATCTGCTTTGCTTCATCCAAGGATGTGCTCCCCTACTCTGGATGATCCCAGGGTAAGGTCTACGAAGAAAACGCCTCCCCCTATCATGCGGAGGTCTAGCGTAGAAGGCTTTTGA
- the LOC120673464 gene encoding probable serine/threonine-protein kinase PBL1 isoform X4 has product MMGCFTVLRSKKKKCPLDNPFVPSKKSIDARESTSSRLPEPEVHVPSLQSAPPSFRDRAKISQSANKVYNSRARVLSAPSTLIVVDQFGFPYTEYRDQDDSRDKEGSTKGHRFSNPLPLPLPSPEGHSLRNFGSFKANNVSGPLEMSGPLPLPPKKCDGLRIFSYDEVSSACQWFSSDQCVSETLGSTSYKATFRDDFSDTKTTEATVARLLPSTQSLKEFKAQVNTLASLQHPNLCKLIGYYAREDSNGRMLVYERLHHGSLDKLLFGRPDGRFMDWSKRLKVALGAARGLAFLHDEGPFQAMYSEFSTSNIQIDKDFTAKLSGYGCVGFSTEEEISNAPASAANLSVETLEKGLLTPKSNVWSFGVVLLELITGRKNLDASSAKEERNIVKWSRPFLTDDSRLSLIMDSRIKGRFPTKAARIVADIILKCLHKDPSERPTMRDVVEALAGVQEIKVPCRYPLQEPSAAPRKIMLKSTSLNGIVPQHPIITFSPSPPSHNQHLISPRSSTSALLHPRMCSPTLDDPRVRSTKKTPPPIMRRSSVEGF; this is encoded by the exons ATGATGGGCTGCTTCACTGTTCTCAGATCCAAGAAGAAGAAATGCCCTCTTGATAATCCTTTTGTTCCGAGCAAGAAATCGATTGATGCAAGGGAAAGTACGTCCTCTAGACTTCCGGAGCCAGAAGTTCATGTACCATCCTTGCAATCAGCTCCTCCTAGTTTTAGGGACAGGGCTAAAATCTCTCAGTCGGCAAATAAGGTTTATAACAGCAGAGCTCGTGTCTTGTCTGCTCCATCAACCCTTATCGTGGTTGATCAGTTTGGCTTTCCATACACTGAATATAGAGATCAAGATGACTCCAGGGATAAGGAAGGTTCCACAAAGGGTCACCGCTTTTCAAATCCTTtgccccttcctcttccttcaCCGGAAGGACATTCTTTGAGGAACTTTGGTAGCTTCAAAGCCAACAACGTAAGTGGGCCACTGGAGATGTCTGGCCCTCTCCCACTGCCTCCAAAGAAATGTGATGGACTTAGAATCTTCTCTTATGATGAAGTTTCATCTGCTTGCCAGTGGTTTTCTAGTGATCAGTGTGTTTCAGAAACACTTGGTTCAACATCATATAAGGCAACCTTCAGGGATGACTTTAGTGATACAAAGACCACTGAAGCAACAGTAGCTCGATTACTACCTTCCACTCAG AGTTTGAAGGAGTTTAAAGCACAAGTGAACACATTAGCATCGCTTCAGCATCCCAATTTATGTAAATTAATTGGCTattatgcaagagaagattccAATGGAAGGATGTTGGTCTATGAGCGGCTTCATCATGGCAGCTTAGATAAGCTACTCTTTGGAAGACCGGATGGTCGTTTCATGGACTGGTCTAAACGTTTGAAGGTTGCTCTGGGTGCTGCCAGAGGTCTAGCTTTCTTACATGACGAAGGACCCTTTCAG GCCATGTACAGTGAGTTCTCAACTTCGAACATCCAAATAGATAAAGATTTCACTGCTAAGCTTTCAGGCTATGGTTGTGTTGGCTTCAGTACTGAGGAGGAGATATCTAATGCACCTGCG tcTGCAGCAAACCTTTCAGTGGAGACCTTGGAGAAAGGTTTACTCACTCCCAAGAGTAATGTGTGGAGCTTCGGAGTTGTATTACTGGAGCTAATAACAGGAAGAAAGAACCTTGATGCCAGTTCGGCCAAAGAAGAACGCAATATTGTCAAGTGGAGTAGGCCTTTCCTTACCGATGACAGTCGCCTATCCCTGATCATGGACTCCCGTATAAAAGGGCGCTTTCCTACTAAGGCTGCTCGGATAGTAGCAGACATAATTCTGAAATGTTTGCATAAAGATCCATCAGAGAGGCCAACGATGAGGGATGTTGTGGAGGCTCTAGCAGGAGTCCAGGAAATAAAAGTTCCATGCCGATATCCTCTGCAAGAGCCGTCTGCCGCACCAAGAAAAATAATGTTGAAATCTACATCCCTCAATGGAATTGTGCCTCAGCATCCTATTATAACCTTCTCTCCATCGCCACCTTCACATAACCAACACTTGATCTCACCAAGGTCATCGACATCTGCTTTGCTTCATCCAAGGATGTGCTCCCCTACTCTGGATGATCCCAGGGTAAGGTCTACGAAGAAAACGCCTCCCCCTATCATGCGGAGGTCTAGCGTAGAAGGCTTTTGA
- the LOC120676121 gene encoding RING-H2 finger protein ATL74-like, with product MGVHGRSMGWYLGPPGSPAPGSAVAEAQHALSSSPGGGDASFDTNMVIILAALLFALLFALGLNQLARCLIRWARRASEGEAGARGGGLKRRALRSIPVEVYGACGADGAAAVAADVCAICLGEFADGEKVRVLPRCAHGFHVRCVDTWLLSHDSCPTCRGTVLEAAAPGKDKAAASAPAGGSRRQGSEAAAIAVVIG from the coding sequence atggGCGTGCACGGGCGGTCGATGGGCTGGTACCTGGGCCCGCCGGGGTCGCCGGCGCCCGGGAGCGCCGTCGCGGAGGCGCAGCACGCGCTGAGCAGCAGCCCGGGGGGCGGCGACGCCAGCTTCGACACCAACATGGTCATCATCCTCGCCGCGCTGCTCTTCGCCCTGCTCTTCGCGCTCGGGCTCAACCAGCTGGCGCGGTGCCTCATCCGCTGGGCGCGCCGCGCGTCGGAGGGGGAGGCCGGCGCCAGGGGGGGAGGGCTCAAGAGGCGCGCCCTCCGGAGCATCCCCGTGGAGGTCTACGGCGCGTGCGGCGCCGACGGggccgcggccgtcgccgccgacgtctGCGCCATCTGCCTCGGCGAGTTCGCGGACGGCGAGAAGGTGCGCGTCCTGCCGCGCTGCGCCCACGGCTTCCATGTCCGGTGCGTCGACACCTGGCTCCTCTCGCACGACTCCTGCCCCACGTGCCGCGGCACCGTGCTcgaggccgccgcgcccggCAAGGACAAGGCCGctgcctccgcccccgccggggGGAGCCGGCGGCAGGGCAGCGAGGCTGCTGCAATCGCGGTGGTCATCGGGTGA